A stretch of DNA from Halococcus salifodinae DSM 8989:
ACGTAGTTGAGGAAAACAGCGATGCTGCCCTCTTTGAACGCGATGAGGACGATCTGATGTGGTACGTATGCAAACGGAGCGAAGCCGACGTAGGGGACGTGTACGGCTACGACTCAAGCGATCCTGACTATCCGCAGCTCGGCGCGTAACTCTCGTTTTTCTCCCCCGAGAGGGGTGCAAGCGGACGGATACCTGAAGCAACCAACGACAACCATGAGTTCGCATCAAATTAGAGCGGCGCACAACGGCCTCCACTGGACGATCGCTTTCGGCCCAGATGGAGCGGTCGTCGAAATCGACATCACGGTTGGAAACGACCTGTACACGCTATTCGAATGTCGGTAGTTCCCATCGCGTCGGCATAGCAGGATGATTTGGACACGAGATATGCCGAGTGGTAGTCAGAACTGGACTGGACACGGCCGTTTGAGGAGCACTCACCGCGTGAGTGCTCCGGAAGTCGCTGAGAGACCGTCCACAGACCGGAGCAGCCGCTCATCGCGGTGGTAAACGCTGGACGCGGGCACGCTCAGCCCGCGTCCAGCAGGCGGTAGGCGTCCGGAATGCCGACGCCGTTGGTTGGAGCTTCCCAGCGACGTTCGAGATCCTCGTCAAGGTCATGCGCGATCCACTCGCGGAAGACCTCGAAACGGAACCACGTGGGCAGTTCTCGCCCGCCGCGTCGCGGCTGGGCGAGAACACCCCAGCGCACCACCAGCCAGAGATTCCGCAGCAGGAACCCGACCAGCACGAACAGCAGCCGCACCGTCGGGTCTTTTGTGGTGGTTTTCGCTCGTGCTTCGCGGAAGGTCCGGAAGCTCGTCTCGATCGCCGAGCGCTTACGGTAGAGCGCTTCGACCTGTTTAGGCGTGCGATCGGCCTGATCGCACGCCGCGTATGCGCGCACGAGCAGTCCGTTCTTCCCGCGCTTGCCCTGCTGGTAGGAGACACAGACCGCGAGCGGGAAACGGAGTTCCCGCTCGCTGCCCTCGTACATCGTGTACTCGCTCCAGTAGGAGATACTTGTCTTCAGCGCCTTAGCGAGATGCTTCCCGCGGCGAACGACCGGGACGATCGTCGGAGCCGACTCTTGGAAACGCCGGATCGCGGCTTCGAGGTAGAAGCCGCGATCGGCGAGGATACAGGCGATATCGAAGGGAAGAGCAACGACGCGGCCGAGGACGCGCTCGGCCGCGTCAGCTCGCGATTCATCGCCGCGAACCGCGGTGACCGCGACGATGAGCGGCTTCGAGCGAGCCAACACGAACGCTGCACAGTAGCGATGGCACTTCGTCGTGCCATCGCGAGGTGTCGTCGAGCAGAGTTCGGCGAGCTCCCTGTACGGGCCGCCGTGGTAGTGGTTGTCGACGAAGTCGAGACAGATGATCCTCGGCCGCCGTGGGCCGAGGATCATCGCGGCCTGCTGTGCGAGGAGGTCGTTGACGATCTCTTCGAGGATCGTGGCAGGGACGGTGTGGAGCTGTGTGAGGGTGTAGTCGTCGGAGTAGGTCTTGAGCGAACTGTCGGTGACGGCCTTGGTTGATTTCTGGCCGACGGCTGCCCGAGTGACGGTCCGCCAAATGACCACGGGGTCGAAGTCACAGCCTTCGACCCCGGGAAGGGGCAGCCAACTGAGGAGGCTAACCGCTAAGCTTTCGAGGTCTGCCGCCGTAAGAACGGTGTCTGGGTGGTAGAGAAATCTCATACGTCACCCATCCAGACGCTTCCTATCGACCTAACGCTATCACTCGTGGCTATCCTCTGATCCGATGGGAACTACCGAATGTACTTGCGGTGCCACATTCGAGGACAAAGACGAAGGGATCGCCCATCTGGAGGACATCGATAGCGACGAAAGCGGCGAAGAAGTCCGAGTATATCGCGAAGTCAAACCCCGTCCTGAAACGGCCGAGAGACNGGGTGCTCGAAAGTCGAGCCACCTGATGGAGAGAGCGGCTGTACGAACTGCTACGCCGAACGACTCTCGCGACGGTACGACCACACAGAACACGAGTGGACGAACGAATATGCCGAAGAAAACGTCCAGACGAAACCCGAAAAACTCGACGAGCCAGCGTCGATCACGGCTTCCGCACCTGAAGACTGGTCAACTGCGGATCTTCCGGCAGGAAACCACCCATTGCGGGTGTTCGTGAACTCGATGAGTGATCTGTTCCACTCACAGGTTCCGGACGAGTTCGTCCAGAAAGTCTTCGCCTCGATGCGGAACTGTCCACACCACGTGTTCCAAATCCTGACGAAACGGCCGGGACGCGCTGCCCACATGCCGCTCGACTGGCCGCCGAACGTCTGGATCGGGACAAGTGTCGAGGACGACCGTGTGACCGAACGCATCGATCTGCTACGCGACTGTGACGCCGAGACGCTGTTCATCTCGTTCGAACCACTGATCGGACCGGTCGGAGAAGTCGATCTGGCGGGTATCGAGTGGGCGATCGTCGGTGGCGAGAGCGGTCCCGACGCGGATCGCCGAGAGATGAACCACGCGTGGGCACGAGCACTCCTCGAACAGTGCCGTCGCGACGATGTGCCCTTCTTCTTCAAGCAGTCGAGCGCTCGACGTCCAGAACAAGGAACTGCCCTGACAGTCTACGATCCCGAGTTCGACATATATGAACAGCGCGAGATACGAGAACTACCAGACATAGCCGAA
This window harbors:
- a CDS encoding ISH3 family transposase yields the protein MRFLYHPDTVLTAADLESLAVSLLSWLPLPGVEGCDFDPVVIWRTVTRAAVGQKSTKAVTDSSLKTYSDDYTLTQLHTVPATILEEIVNDLLAQQAAMILGPRRPRIICLDFVDNHYHGGPYRELAELCSTTPRDGTTKCHRYCAAFVLARSKPLIVAVTAVRGDESRADAAERVLGRVVALPFDIACILADRGFYLEAAIRRFQESAPTIVPVVRRGKHLAKALKTSISYWSEYTMYEGSERELRFPLAVCVSYQQGKRGKNGLLVRAYAACDQADRTPKQVEALYRKRSAIETSFRTFREARAKTTTKDPTVRLLFVLVGFLLRNLWLVVRWGVLAQPRRGGRELPTWFRFEVFREWIAHDLDEDLERRWEAPTNGVGIPDAYRLLDAG